The segment AGCTTCGCTAGCCTCTGCCTTATGACTAGACCGAACGAAGGAATGTAGGCACACTGATGCCCAGAGACATGGGAGGGTACGTCATCATAAGCTACGCAGAGATCCATTGTGCATCGTATATCCAATGATCACTACTTTACCATCATTACCCAGTAGTGACCGCGTAGCGTACCCACCAAATGTAAGAGAATCACAAATTTATTAATATCTGTTAGGGAGTATGTCGAAAAATATTTTTTTGACATCCCACCAACGGGTCAAACCGTTGATATATCAATATTTATAGAGGGAGGGAAAGACCGTACAATCTTTATTGGAAAAAGCCTTATGACATTCCTTAAAGGTCACTTCGAGCGTTATCAGGAGATTAAGAAGCAGTTAGGTCACGAATTCAATCCAAATGATTTGATCTTCTTCAATTCAAGAGGTGATTATCTGAAACTTCGTGAGTTGCATCGTGCCTATAAGAATGCCATTAAACGAGCGGGACTTAAAAATGCACGTTTTCACGACTTGCGCCACTCACATGCTTCGATTTTACTTAAAAAAAATGTCCATCCTAAAGTCGTCAGTGAACAATTAGGTCATGCTAAATCGAGTATTACATTAGAAATTTACAGTCATGTTGCTCCTTCCCTTCAGGAAGACGCTGCTCATGCATTTGATGAAGAATAAAAGAAAAAATGCCATTCGACACTCAAATGGCACTCAGAAGAAGAAGGGATAAACTGAAGACTAGGGCATTCAGTTTGAATGAAAGTCTTCATCCCTTGATATGTATAATTTGGCGGGACTGCGTGGGAATCGAACCCACCTGGGACGGCACGCGCCCCACAAGCGGTTTTGAAGACCGAGACAAGCACCAGCATTGCAATCAGCCCCACATGGCTAGTATCATTTTACTTTTTGCGATGAAAGAATGCAATAGGAAATAAGCTTTAAAATAGTAGAAACGTTTGTTCGCTTGTGGTACGATTATTTATATAAATTAGAAAATTATGCAAATGAAGTCAGGTGAAACGAGTAATGATAATATCGAAAGATTCTATTATAAGTGATATATTGCAAACATTGTCTCCATATTTTTTGGATAAAGTAATAAATATTACACCTATTAATCGTGGTTACCTTAATCTGAAATGGAAAGTAACCACACAGGAAGACACTTATCTAGTCAAGCAATTTAATCAAGATAGATTAAAAAAATATGACCTGGACGATCTTTTGTATGCATTAAAACAGCAAAAAAGGTTGTATAATATGAATTTTCCATGCCCAAGTATTTTTTTTGCTATGGAAACTCCCCTTTGGCAAACTGATGGAGGAGAAATATTTATGGTTATGGAGTTTTGCCCAGGAGAAACAAAACCTTATGGAAACCTAAATAGCGAAGAGATGTATCATTTTGGCAAAAGCACTGGTAGAATGCATGCCATCCTAAATAAAGGTGCAACAGGAAATGGGATGAGTGCAGAGTTTATTCCCCCTAGTATAGAACAGCGAACGATACATTGGTTGAAGGTTGAGGAAGAGGCCAATTCCAAAGGGAAAAAAGATTTATTGCCTTTTATAAAAAAACAACGCCTATTAACGGAACAAATCGATTTAAATAAACTCGGGCTGGCGGACACCGGATGGGCGCATAGAGATTTATTTTTGGATAATGTTTTGTTTCACGAAGGCAGGGTCTCAGCCATCCTGGATTTTGACCGCCTGCGATATGATTACCCTAAACTAGATGTCGCAAGAGCGGTGATTTCAAGTGCTTTAATTAATAATAATTTTAATGTTGAATTGGTATCTTGTTACATGGCAGGTTACAAAGAAGAAATAACATGTAATGATTCTTTTCTGATAGAAGGACTTCGACTGCTTTGGTATATGGAAAGCACATGGTGGATAGATGCGGAAATGGATAAGCACGTTGGCCCACCAATTAGGTTTTTAGAAGAAATGAAATGGTTGCAAGAAAATTATCATGAATTAGAGGCTATATTAATGGATTAAAAAGAAGGAGGGAGAGAGAGTTGAAGTTAGAGAAAGAAACGCAATACATAAGAGGAATCACATTAAAGAGAGAAACCATTCCCACATTCGATCGTTTCCCTTTCAACCTGCCGGTAATAAAAAACTTGGACACCCTTCACCTACATCCTAATGTCACCTACATCATCGGGGAAAATGGAATGGGGAAATCCACCTTACTTGAGGGGATTGCTATTGCTTTGGGCTTTAATCCTGAGGGAGGGACGTTAAATTTTAACTTTACAAGCTACGACTCCCACTCGGATTTGGACAACTATTTACGTGTGATAAAAGGTGCAGAGAGACCGATGGATAGCTTTTTCTTTAGGGCGGAGACCTTCTACAATGTTGCAACCAATATTGAGGAAATGGATCGGCAAAGAGGAGGAGGAAGAAGGATCATTGATTCTTTTGGAGGGAAATCACTGCATCAACAATCGCACGGAGAATCTTTTTTTGCTGCATTTGTGGAGCGTTTTCAAGGAAGGGGTTTATATATACTCGATGAGCCGGAAGCCGCTTTGTCTCCTTTGAGACAAATGTCCATGCTTGCCAGAATAAACGAACTGGTGCAAGAAGGATCACAATTCATTATCTCCACTCACTCCCCAATTGTCATGGCTTTTCCTGAGGCAAAAATTCTTGAGTTGAAGGAAGATGGGATGTGTGAAACTTCGTTGGAAGAAACACCACACTATACAATCATGAAACAATTCTTTGATGATAGGGAAAGGATGCTGTATCACTTGTTTCAGTCTAATTGAATTTTAAAGGAGGTAGTCAAATGATTGTAATCGGGCTGGACTTGGCTGGTCCAAGTAATCATAAAGATACAGTGCTTACGGTATTTAAAAAGAGTAAGAATCATTTAACTTTCCATAAAATGATTTCAAATATAAGCGACGAAAAAATTTTGAACGAAGTAATTGAATTAAGTAGAATAGATGAGGTTGTTATCGGAATAGATGCTCCATTATCTTATGAAGATGGTGGTGGAGACAGGACAAGTGATAAAGAGTTACGAAAATATATTGTTTCCTTAGGGATGAAGTCTGGTTCCATCATGACGCCGACATTTACTAGAATGGTATATTTGACGTTAAGGGGAATCAAGCTTACGAGAGAGATAGAGAAACTGAAGACGATTTTTCCCATCTATATAGTTGAAGTACACCCCGGAGCGGCAATGGGGGCGAGGGTATCTAAAATAGAAATGGAATACGTTCTTACATATAAGCAGAATCTTTCATCACGGGAGTATCTTAAGAATTGGTTTAACCAACAAAATGTAATTGGCCTACCAACAGGTGTGGAAAAAGAAAGTCACTCCATTGATTCTTGTGCAGCTGCATTAGCAGCGTGGCACTGGGCGGACCAATCGCTTAAACCAAAATGGATTTTTCCTTCCATACACCCCTTGCATCCGTATGATTATTGTTGTTAAGACAAATGCTGAATTTTTTAAAGGGAGTCAGTGATTTATATCGAAATTAAATAATGGTGAATTTATCCAAAAGGAGCGGATGTTAATATGATTCAAAATTCCATTGCAACATTTAAGTGTGAAGTGATTCAAAGAAAATTACAGTTGGTTGGCCAGTGTGCAACAGGAAACTTTCCTCAGTCCTTTCCAGATGTTGCGATCAATGTACAAAAAGACTTTGAGAATAGAAGGAGCGAAGTGAGGAATGTAGTAGATCCCGAGGTGATTTTTAGCCCTTATCTATCCAACAACCTTGTGGCTACTTATTTTGCATGTGTGGAAGTGAAGGAATTTGATTCCATTCCTAACGGGATGATCGCAATTGATATTCCCATGACAACCTATGCAAAGATAAGCTGTTCAAATAAAACGATTGATAGGGGTTATGAAAGAATCTTTTCTTGGATGAAGGATAATGGATACCGACAAGTAAGTGTTGAGAAGGCTTTACCAATCGAAATTTTCTATTATGAAGATAATGTAGAGGAAGAAATCGTAGAATTATATATTCCTATAGTCGATTAAATGAGGGGGTAATGATTTGAAAACACTAGTAGGTGAAATAGTGACCATTCCTTCTTATCGTGCGATGGGGTTAAAGTGGGAAGGTTCCTATGCGGAAGTGCCAAAACTAAAAGAAGTGATCTTGCAGATGAGTAATAGAGTCAATGAACTTCGTTTTGTAAAAAACCCTGAAACACAATTAGGGTTATCTTATCATCTAAGGTCTGATGGGTTTGTTCATTACTCTGTTTTTGTAGTGGATAATCAACAAGAGTTACCGTCTGGAATGGTCCAAATAACCGTACCAGAGATGACCTATTTAAAGGTAACGCACCCAAAAGGAAAAGATATTGGTGCCACCTATACGGAAATTTATCAATGGTTTAAAGAGTGTGACTATCGACCTCTAAAAGAAAAAGGCATAGAATATTACGATGATCTTCCAATCAAGCATGAGAGGTATCCTGTGGATAGAGATTTGGAAGATCCGCATTTTGATATTTTAATCCCAGTTTTACAGAAATCATAATTATTAAAAACGATGCCAATAGCTGGTGTCGTTTTTTTTGTGAAAAAACCTCTAAATAGCCGTTGCATTAATTTGGAAATAGTAATATACTACATTACAACACTAATGTACTATGGTTGAATGGAGGTGTAACATTGATTCTTAATACGGATGGTACAAAACCGATCTATGTACAAATCGCCGAATGGCTTGAGACGGAGATCCTGAACGAAAATTTCCTACAGGATCAAAAAGTGTATTCACAATATCAACTAGCTGAAATTTTTAATATAAATCCCGCAACTGCAGCAAAGGGTCTTACATTATTGGTGGAAGATGAAGTCTTATACAAGAAGAGGGGGCTCGGCATGTTTGTAACAGAAGCAGCACAAGCTATCATCCTGACGAAAAGGCGAGAACATACGTTGAAAAGACTAGTTTCTGAATTGGTATTAGAGGCTGAGCAACTAAATGTAGGGATTGAAGAGTTGCTAGAAATGGTGAGTACGGAAAGTAAACAAAGCAAGGGGGAGTAATGGATGAAAGTAGTGGAATGTGAGGGCTTGGTTAAGGAATATGGTCGTTCAAGGGCACTAAGTGATCTGAGTTTCCAAATTAGTGAAAATAAGATAACGGGGTTGATCGGCAGAAACGGTGCAGGAAAAACGACCCTTTTGAAAATAATGGCTGGTTTTCAGAAGCAGACATCTGGAGCGATGAAAGTCTTTCATGAAGAACCATATAATAGCTTATTCGTGTCAGCAAATAGTATTCTTGTAGATGATCAGATGGCATTTCCAGTTGCGTTAAATTTGGGAGAGGTCTTGGAGGCATGTGCAGCATTTTATCCAAAATGGGATGAAGAGCTCGCTTTGAGACTATTCGAATACTTTACCTTTCGCAAAGCTTACCATCATAGTGAACTATCCAAAGGAATGAAGAGCACCTTTAACATGATTGTTGGATTGTCATCACGATGTGCGCTGACTATGTTTGACGAACCTACAACTGGAATGGACGCCTCGGTTCGCAAAGATTTCTATCGTGCCCTCCTGAAAGATTATATCCTCAACCCACGAACCATTATTGTCTCCAGTCATCACCTGGAAGAGATAGAAGACCTTTTAGAGGATATCTTATTGCTTAAAAATGGAGAAAAACTGCTACACATGCCTGTGGCTGAAATCAAAGAATACGCGATTGGCGTACAGGGAAAAGTGAGTGTTCTTGCAGAGTGGTTAGAGGATAAAGATGTCCTATACAGTAAAACGATCGGTACAGAAATGATTTATACGGTTATTGAAAACAACTATACAGAAAAAATCAAGCAAGATGCAAGAAAGCTAGGATTTAAGCTTACATCCGTTTCTTCCAACGATGTATGCATCTATTTAACTAGTAATGAAAGAGGTGGGATTGATGCAGTCTTTGAGTAAGGTCACACTTGGTCAAGTCGTAAAAAAACAATTCTTATATAAACTAAGTGCCTATTCTGGAGTATACATCTCATTGATCATTTTACAAGTCATAGCCATATTGTTTTCTTGGAACGGAGTAGGAATGTCTGGTGGAGGATCTAATCAGGTAAGCTACAATCTGCATTATTATTCTGCCAATCTAGTATTTGTTTTCACAATGTTGTGGATGTTTATTGTATCCATAATCATCACATCGAAAGCTAACAGGAATGAGGACTTTTCTTTTTTGTCAAATAGGCTGAGTAGTGACTTGTCCAATATCCTCTTTGTTAGTGTAGCAAGTGTTATTGGAACACTTACAGCATTTTTATCATCTTATCTGTTAAAAGTCATTGTATTGTATATGCCTAAATTCGATTCTTTCTATCATTCACCTGATTCTATAAATATGGGAAGCTTGCTACTAATCGGAATCCTTACGGCGTTTTTATATCTGATCATGTGCGGGGCAGCAGGATATTTAGTTGGTACTCTGATAAGGGTTTCAAGTCTTTTTAAAGTACTAGTCCCAGTTATTTTAGTAGGTTACCTGTTTTTCGGAGGGTTTATAAGTGAAGTTAGTGGGCTATTAACCCTTGTCGAATTCTTTTATCTAGAATCTTCCTTTATCAATTTTTTTATTAAAGTAATGTTGACCACATTAGTGCTCTTTTGTAGTGCAGCTGCCATCTTCAGCAGAATGGAGGTTCGACAATGAGTAGTCTTGGAAGTATTTTTAGCTTGTTTGTCTTCATTGCAGTCCTGGTGGTTATCTTGTTATTTTTCAGGAGAGGTTTAAGAATAGTTAAGAGTTCAACATCGATCAAGAAAAACTTCTGGATACTTGGTGGGTATGTTCTTGTTTTACTATTTGCAACAGTGATCTTCTTCTTTCAGGAAGACCGATTTTTAGAGGTAAATGAGCAATCAATTGATGAAAATGGATATATATTATTTGACCGTCTTATGAATAAAGAAAAAATTGAAGAACATTATCTTACAAGTAGGCAAAAACATTCCTTGTATGAGAAGGATTTGTTTCTAAATGGCGATACAAGTCTTTTTGATTACTCAATAATACTGGAAAAAACAGATGCTTTACAGGGTGAAATGGAGGTCATTCTATATAAAGGATTATTTGAAATCAATGAGTTTGATTTTTCCGACGAGCTGCCTGCCCCTTTAACATCTTATTCTAACGGTACGTTAGAGTTGGAACCTGCTCCATTTTTTGAAAAACACATTGCCTATATGACTCTAGAATTTCCATTGGTACAATTCATTGAGAATAGATGGTCCATGCAAGGTTCCAGTAGTTCATCAAGAGATTACATCATTCATATAAAAGTCCCTCAAGATGTTAATGTATCGTGGAATGAGGACCTAATGTATGTTACAGAAATAAAATAATTCAAAAGTAAAACAAGCATGAAGAAATTCATGCTTGTTTAGCTGTTTTTATCATCAGTTCTTTTCTTAGCAATATAAAAAGCCAGTAAGACTAGTGGAATGGCAATAAAGATAGGTATATTAATGTGACTTTGAGTAACAACTGCCAGCAATAGAAGTACCCCTATACCAATAATAATGTATAAACATCCTCTTCCGAACGTTTCCATGACATAAAAACCTCCATTTAACTGTAAAAGTTGCATTTAATTTAATATATGAAAGCAAAGACTTAGGGCAACCCATATATCTTTCACGTAATAATCAATAATTAACTGAAAAATTCAACATTCTCCTACAATAACCGACAAAAAACATTGGCATCTTAGGAATATTATAGTAGGTATGCGTTACAACTGGAAAGGAGGTGAAGCGATGAATGTGCGACACATGTCAATTCTTCCCCTTCTCTTTCTATTGATTCTTCTTGTGCCAACTATGGTAAATGCCGAAAAAGGTGGCAATAAGTCTGAGGAAAATGGGAAAGCAGCTCCGAAAAATGTGGTTATTCCTGAAGTGAACTCCGCTAAGAATCCTGCTAAAGGAAAAGTTGAATCTCTTCCTAAGGAGAATGCAAGAGTTGAAAATCAACAGGCAACTAAGGTACAAAAGCCTGAAGTACCATTACCACAAAAGAAAAAGCAGCCTGAACAAAAGTCTCAAACCTCAAAAGAGTTACCGACACAGGCAAATAAGAAAGCCAATGAAGCTCAGTTAAGGAAAACTGAGAAAAAACAGGAGAAAAGGAAGAATCCAAACCCTATCTCGCCTATACATAAAGAAGATGAATCCAAAAAGCCATCTGTACTTGTGAAAATGGAAGTAAATCCTACTCTCGAAAGTAAAATTCGAGATGACCAAGGACAGAAAATATCAAAGAGTAGCTCACATGATACTAAAGGAAATTCCTATTCAAATTTTGAAAGAACGGATAATGCAAGCTCAGTGGATAGAAAAAATTCACCGTGGGAGGATCTTCCGGTGCAATTTCCTAGATCTGAACCAACGGAATTTTTCATATCCCAGAATAATTCAGCAGGAATAAGTAATGCAAAAGGAAGTTCGGCTGATTCGAAGGTATCTTCAAAATCTATGATTGATCTTTTAACAGGCTCTTTGGAGGAAATTCGAATGAATTTCCTGCAACCTTATGTGATGAGGCAACATATTTATCGAAACCAGTGGGTTAACGCGCCACCAGCACCACCACCGGAAAGTGCTCTTTTTTTCTAACAATATATAAAACTATATGAAATGGAAAAGGGAGCGAATTAATAATGAAAATCAACTTTTTAAATGGTAATACTGTCGTGAAATCTTTAGTTTTAGCAGGTGTACTTTCTTTAGGATTTGGAGTTGGAATGGGTGAAGCTGCCGGAAAAGAAAACAAGCCAAATTCGGCACAAAAAGTTGAAGTCCAAGCGAAATCTGAAAAGGAAGGGAAAGTGAATCCTTCTGCTGAAAATAAAGCTAAGTCACAAGCAAGCAAAAATGCTAGCGATCAAGCGAAAGCTAATGCTTCTGCTAACTCTGCGGTACATTATTCCACTAAAGAAAAAGTGGAAGAGCCTAAAGAAGCACAGCCGGTTATGGATGAAGTTCAGGAAGAACCTGTAATGGAAGAAACGGTGGAAGTGCAAGAGGAGCAAAAAGCAAACAAGGGCCGTTCTATGGCAAGTGAAAAAGCCAATGAACAAGCGAAATTGAATGCTGCGCCTAATGCTGCTGTACACGGTAATGCTGAAGAAGTAGTGGAAGAGGAAACTACGGAAGAAGCGACAGAAGAAGTGACTGAGGAAACTACGGAAGAAGCAACTGAAGAAGTGACTGAGGAAACTACGGAAGAAGCAACTGAAGAAGTGACTGAGGAAACTACAGAAGAAGCAACTGAAGAAGTGACTGAGGAAACTACGGAAGAAGCAACTGAAGAAGTGACTGAGGAAACTACGGAAGAAGCAACTGAAGTAGTAGAAGAGGAAACTTCTGAAGAAACAACAGAAAAAGTGAGTCCTTCTGTTGAGAATAAACAAAACGCTAATGGAAGTAAAAATGCTAACGAAAAAGCAAAAGAACATGCTGCGCTTCAATCTGCGGTTCGTATTATCGTTGAAGAAGAAACAACGGAAGAAGATAATGAAGTAGAATAATTAACTAGTAGACTCCAGGTTTTTTATAAACCTGGAGTCTTTTTTATAGAAGTTTAGTTGCTACCCTAAGGCAACTAACTAATTTCCTAAATCACTGTCACATTTTTTCACAGCGTGCATATACTTTCCATTGTGTGATAAAAATTTTGAAAGGAAGTTTGATCAATGAAAGAACTAATCTTAAAAGACGGAAATCAATTTGCAGAATATAAACTAGAAACATTTTCAACCGATTTCAAAGTAATTGAAGTAAATGTTTCAGATTCAACCGAATCTTTACCTGCGATGGTAAACCCGGTAAAACTTAATTTCTAATGTTTCTTAAATGGCTGAATATCTTGCAATCCTACATAAAGTAGTGGCAAGAAGGGGGAAGCGTGCCGACAATGGTCACGCTTCTTTTGTTTTGTATTTTCGCAGGACATTTCAAGTTTTGTGAAATGCTTGTTATAATTATAGGTAAAGACAGGATTATTGGAGGACCACTTTGGATTTATATTGTACAAAACATAAAAAGGTGTTAGTGGAGCGCTATCACAGGACATCCCAGAAAATTGAATCGTATTGTGTGGATTGTGAAATGGAGGCAAAATATCAAGCGCAAATACAGAACAGTAGCCATATTCGAAGAAAAATAGTGAAAAAGCTAAGTGGCAAGCTGTGGGCGTTATTGATGGTTGGTATGCTGATTATTTTATTTTTGCCGGTACACATGATCATTAAGTTTATGCTTTGCTTCCTCTTACTATTAATAACGTTAAAGCTTATTTTTGATCCGTTTCTATCACAGCCCCCGGGAGACCGGAAACCCGACTGGGATGATATTCGAGCTAAGGCGCTGAATCAGAGCAGTATTCAGGCAAATGAGGTCGCCAATGTCAAAAGACAGTGGAAAAAAGGTTTTTTACAAGAACATCGAAATAAAGCTTGGACAGAGGAAGATTGGCAGCAATATCTCAATCAGCATTATAAAAAAGAATAATCTTTAGGACGTCCACCTATACAAGCATAAACAGGCTATCATACGCTATCAAAAAGGGAGTGGCGGAGATGGCTTGTTTTATTAACAATGTGGTGATCAAGAACGTAAATGGCGGAGTTGTGAACTTTGGGAATATATTTAAAGCATGCCCGATAGCAGAAGAAACCGGTGTAACGGGTTCGGGTTCAGGTAACCTTGGACAATGCATCAAGACCCATACAAAGATTAGTGTAGTCAATGTATGCGGGAAGAAAAATGTCCAAATAAATGATGAAATAGGTGAGGGGTTTGACTAATCATTACACGATTGGGATGGCAGGGCATATCGATCATGGAAAGACCACTTTGACAAAAGCGCTGACCGGAGTGGACACGGACAGGCTGAAAGAAGAAAAGGAGCGGCAAATATCTATTGAACTTGGATATGCACCTTTACAAATGGAGGATGGTTCCATTTTATCCATTATAGATGTACCAGGACATGAGCGATTTATTCGCCAAATGATTGCAGGCGTAGCTGGAATTGACCTTGTCATTTTAGTGGTAGCTGCAGATGAAGGAGTCATGCCCCAGACGAAAGAGCATTTAGAGATATTGAAGTTTCTGCAGATCAAAAAGGGAATCATCGCCATTACCAAGAAAGATAAGGTGGAAGAAGAACTATTGGAACTGGTGGAGGAAGAAATCTTGGACGAGCTTGAAGGGACCATATTTCAGGACGCTCCAGTTGTCTTCCTTAACAGTATAAAAAAAGATGGAATGGAAGAATTGAAACAAGTCATCATAAATGAGTTGAAGAATCTCCAGGTAAAGCATGAAGTCGGTAATTTTCGCCTGCCGATTGATCAAGTTTTCAGCCTGAAAGGTCAAGGAACGGTTGTAAGGGGAACGATAATGGAAGGCGTCATTCAAAACGATGAAACGCTGGAAGTACTACCCTCTGGATTGTTAGTGAAAGCAAGGCAGCTTCAGGTCCATAATGCAAAAGTCCAAAAGGCAAAAGCTGGGCAGCGAGTTGCAGTGAATCTCCCTAATATCAGTACAACAGAAATTAAGCGCGGGGATGTACTGGTGCATTCACATACATATGAGACAACAGATACAATTGATGTATCCTTGCAATTTGTGAAAAAACTCCAACATCCAATCAAGCAAAGAAGCTTGATAAAAGTTCATATAGGTACAGCGGAAG is part of the Sutcliffiella sp. FSL R7-0096 genome and harbors:
- a CDS encoding tyrosine-type recombinase/integrase, which codes for MEGGKDRTIFIGKSLMTFLKGHFERYQEIKKQLGHEFNPNDLIFFNSRGDYLKLRELHRAYKNAIKRAGLKNARFHDLRHSHASILLKKNVHPKVVSEQLGHAKSSITLEIYSHVAPSLQEDAAHAFDEE
- a CDS encoding phosphotransferase; the encoded protein is MIISKDSIISDILQTLSPYFLDKVINITPINRGYLNLKWKVTTQEDTYLVKQFNQDRLKKYDLDDLLYALKQQKRLYNMNFPCPSIFFAMETPLWQTDGGEIFMVMEFCPGETKPYGNLNSEEMYHFGKSTGRMHAILNKGATGNGMSAEFIPPSIEQRTIHWLKVEEEANSKGKKDLLPFIKKQRLLTEQIDLNKLGLADTGWAHRDLFLDNVLFHEGRVSAILDFDRLRYDYPKLDVARAVISSALINNNFNVELVSCYMAGYKEEITCNDSFLIEGLRLLWYMESTWWIDAEMDKHVGPPIRFLEEMKWLQENYHELEAILMD
- a CDS encoding AAA family ATPase, giving the protein MKLEKETQYIRGITLKRETIPTFDRFPFNLPVIKNLDTLHLHPNVTYIIGENGMGKSTLLEGIAIALGFNPEGGTLNFNFTSYDSHSDLDNYLRVIKGAERPMDSFFFRAETFYNVATNIEEMDRQRGGGRRIIDSFGGKSLHQQSHGESFFAAFVERFQGRGLYILDEPEAALSPLRQMSMLARINELVQEGSQFIISTHSPIVMAFPEAKILELKEDGMCETSLEETPHYTIMKQFFDDRERMLYHLFQSN
- a CDS encoding DUF429 domain-containing protein, with the translated sequence MIVIGLDLAGPSNHKDTVLTVFKKSKNHLTFHKMISNISDEKILNEVIELSRIDEVVIGIDAPLSYEDGGGDRTSDKELRKYIVSLGMKSGSIMTPTFTRMVYLTLRGIKLTREIEKLKTIFPIYIVEVHPGAAMGARVSKIEMEYVLTYKQNLSSREYLKNWFNQQNVIGLPTGVEKESHSIDSCAAALAAWHWADQSLKPKWIFPSIHPLHPYDYCC
- a CDS encoding GyrI-like domain-containing protein is translated as MIQNSIATFKCEVIQRKLQLVGQCATGNFPQSFPDVAINVQKDFENRRSEVRNVVDPEVIFSPYLSNNLVATYFACVEVKEFDSIPNGMIAIDIPMTTYAKISCSNKTIDRGYERIFSWMKDNGYRQVSVEKALPIEIFYYEDNVEEEIVELYIPIVD
- a CDS encoding GyrI-like domain-containing protein encodes the protein MKTLVGEIVTIPSYRAMGLKWEGSYAEVPKLKEVILQMSNRVNELRFVKNPETQLGLSYHLRSDGFVHYSVFVVDNQQELPSGMVQITVPEMTYLKVTHPKGKDIGATYTEIYQWFKECDYRPLKEKGIEYYDDLPIKHERYPVDRDLEDPHFDILIPVLQKS
- a CDS encoding GntR family transcriptional regulator; amino-acid sequence: MILNTDGTKPIYVQIAEWLETEILNENFLQDQKVYSQYQLAEIFNINPATAAKGLTLLVEDEVLYKKRGLGMFVTEAAQAIILTKRREHTLKRLVSELVLEAEQLNVGIEELLEMVSTESKQSKGE
- a CDS encoding ABC transporter ATP-binding protein; translated protein: MKVVECEGLVKEYGRSRALSDLSFQISENKITGLIGRNGAGKTTLLKIMAGFQKQTSGAMKVFHEEPYNSLFVSANSILVDDQMAFPVALNLGEVLEACAAFYPKWDEELALRLFEYFTFRKAYHHSELSKGMKSTFNMIVGLSSRCALTMFDEPTTGMDASVRKDFYRALLKDYILNPRTIIVSSHHLEEIEDLLEDILLLKNGEKLLHMPVAEIKEYAIGVQGKVSVLAEWLEDKDVLYSKTIGTEMIYTVIENNYTEKIKQDARKLGFKLTSVSSNDVCIYLTSNERGGIDAVFE
- a CDS encoding spore germination protein, whose translation is MACFINNVVIKNVNGGVVNFGNIFKACPIAEETGVTGSGSGNLGQCIKTHTKISVVNVCGKKNVQINDEIGEGFD